In Cicer arietinum cultivar CDC Frontier isolate Library 1 chromosome 7, Cicar.CDCFrontier_v2.0, whole genome shotgun sequence, the genomic window ATGTCTGCACATGCATGTCTAAGATCATTGCTAGCTGAAAAGGAGTTGAAAATTCAGCAGGTATTAAGCTTACTGAGTGAAAAAAATGTAGTTACCTTTACCAGTACTCCAGATGGATGTTATAATGGTATTTTTCAAGTTCTTACATCATCTCTTAGCTCAAAATATGGTCAATGATTTCTATGAAGCCATATACTCTGACGTAAGTATTGGAATCTGTAGCAATGCATTTGACTTTCTGATGCCATAATGTGATTATCAAATCCTGAAAAGTAGCTTCAGCTTGGTTACTCTGCTCTTCAAGTCTAGAAGATAATTATAAACTGTGAAAGGcttattttttatctaatagtttatttaataaagGTGACTTTTCTTGAGTTTTATGCAAACATTCCCACTTTTTATGAAAACTTGCAGATGGAAAAGGATATAGAAGATATGAGGCGACAGAGAGATGATGCACAATCTCAACTTGATCTTGAAAGAAGAGCAAATAAAGTTCAAAAGGTATTTGGAATGATCATAACACACTAGTTCAACCCCAAATTTTATTCTGCTGACTCAAATTATTATATGCAGGGATCAAGTGATTATGGGCCCTCTAGTCAAGTtgtcagatgtctttcttttgctGAAGAAAATGATTCGGCTATTGATAAACATACTCCACAAAGACGGGAAGTAGTAGGCAGGCAGGCAATGCTGAAGAGTTTATTGGCTTCTCCTGATCCATCGATACTTGTTGATGAAATTCAAAAGCTTGAACATCGGCAGCTGCAACTCTGCGAGGATGCAAACCGAGCACTTGAAGTTCTGCATAAGGATTTTGCAACCCATAAAATTGGAAATGAAGAAACGGCTGAAACCATGTCGAAAGTACTGTCCGAAATAAAAGACTTGGTAGCGGCTAGTTCTACTGCTGAAGAAATCATGAATGCAGATAAAGCCAACCTGGTGGAAAAGATTACTCAGTTGAAAAATCAAGGGAACACTATTGCCTCTTTAGAAAGGAAGCTGGAGAATGTTCAGATATCTATAGACAAGCTTGTATCTGCTTTTGGTACTGAGGATACTCCTGAGAGCAACAAACAGCATAGAAGAAAGAAAATTCTTCCTTTCAGCTTAAACAACAGTCCTCACATGCAACACATAATACGAGCTCCTTGCTCGCCTCTCTCTTCTTCTCGTAAAGTAACGgaacatgaaattgaaaatAGGGTACCCCAAAACAATATTACCTCCTGTGGCAGTGATACTTTTGCAAAGTTGCATAAAGATACCCCACGAAAGGATGATGAAAGTTGTGATTCAATTTTATCACGGGAAGGCAGTCCTGCTTCCCGGCAATCAAAATCCGTGAATGTGAAGAAGATTCAGAAAATGTTCAAGAATGCTGCTGAGGAGAACATTCGGAGTTTCAGAGTTTATGTTACCGAGTTAAAAGAGCTAGTGGCTAAACTGCATTACCAGAAGCAACTTCTGGTTTGCCAGGCAAGATTTAATAGATTAGCTAGTTATTTTATGGTGCtgctatgtttttttttcttctcgttCTTAGTTTTTTCCCTGCACTCAACCATGTTTCTTGTCTTGCATTCTTTATAGGTTCCTTTCCCCTGCCAAACATtagtaattttgaaattattgagtatataaaaaaaacttggCTTGCATAAAAACCAATTGCATTTGACAAAAACTTGGAACCAAGAGTTATGTTAGCACTTTTCCTATTGCAGGCAAAACTTTTTTAAGTTTAACTTCATCCGTAATCCATTcatgttaataatatattatatactgGCATTAATACTTTTGTACTTTGCACGGGAATAGGTTTTGGAGCTTGAAGCAAACAAGTCTGTAACTGAAGAAATGGATACAGTTGATCGATCTCCCTTATCATGGCGGATACTATTTGAACAACAAAGAAAGCAAATTATCATGTTATGGCATTTATGCCACATTTCTCTTGTGCACCGGacacaattttatcttttgttaagGGGAGATCCTACTGATCAGGTATATGTGGAAGTGGAACTTAGAAGATTGACTTGGTTGGAACAGCATCTGGCAGAGCTTGGCAATGCTAGTCCTGCTCTTCTAGGAGATGAACCTGCAGGCTCAGTTTTGGCAAGGTATGCAAGTGCCTTTGACGATTCCATTAAATAGAAACGTTTATTATTAGTGCCTTTCAAAAGGttttcattttgaaaattttagtaGAAATTAGTACTGGCATACATGCTTTCATTACTAAAGGAAATGGCATTAATCTTTTGCTGTTGATTGTGATGGTCGAATGCAGCATCAAAGCTCTGAGGCAAGAAAGGGAGTATCTAGCGAAGAGGGTAAACTGTAAACTTACACTAGAGGAGAGGGAAATGCTTTATGCAAAATGGGAAGTTCCTCCGATAGGAAAACAAAGGAGGCTGCAACTTGTAAATAAATTGTGGACCGACCCTTATAACATGCACCATATACAAGAAAGTGCGGAAATTGTAGCAAAGCTCATTGATTTTTGTGTATCTGATGAAAATAGCAAGGACATGTTTGCTTTGAACTTTGCTAGCCCTTATAATAGGAAAACATGGGCAGGGTGGAACTTTATATcaaatcttttaaatttgtaaacATGAACTATTGTAAATGTCTTTTCTGacacaacaataaaatatattgccTTTAATCTAATTTTTATATACACAGGCTGACAGGCAGctcttttcatctttttttcttccatttacATCAtagattctttttttcttccatttacATCATAGATTTAAGCATTTCTGAATTTATTTAAGCAAATGAGTCATCAACTTGTGtggttttaaattatatgatgTGATATAAAATGAGAATGAGAATACAAATTTTGATATTGAAGAATGAATTATCGAACTCATTTTATGGAATGTAATATGAAAACACAATGAGTGAATGATAACAATacacattttatatataaaaaaaatgaatctaCAATTTGTGTGATTTTATAAGATGTGTGAAAAACTAATGAGAAAGTaacaataatcaaatataaacataatgagtgaaaaaattgtattatttaagttataatattaaACCATTGATATGCATTattttaaatgatcaaattttatgtgatgtgtaaagacaataaaaaaaatgacataacacaattttttgtatttgaaaATGGATCTTTGATTtgcattattttaaatataataacatgatataaaaaacaacacgataatataaatttataattcgcATGCATATTCAAcatgataaaatttatcatttatggtttttaaaaaagaatatcaCTTCTTCTAAAATTATACAAATCATAAACCATATTTGTTTTATTGATTGATTAAAAGAACTACGAAAATTAGTAATTgacttaattattaaaattaaaatatttatttacttacaaattaa contains:
- the LOC101495046 gene encoding kinesin-like protein NACK2 isoform X2, with the translated sequence MQQFLLMGRLVVTPERDFVLRISALEIYNETVIDLLNRESGPLRLLDDPEKGTIVEKLNEEVAKDGHHLRHLIGICEAHRQVGETTLNDKSSRSHQIIRLTVESFLRESADRVKSYIASLNFVDLAGSERVSQANTCGTRLKEGSHINRSLLTLASVIRKLSCGKHGHVPYRDSKLTRILQSSLGGNARTAIICTISPALSHVEQTRNTLSFATSAKEVVNTARVNMVVSEKARVRELQKEVARLEEELRNPEMSAHACLRSLLAEKELKIQQMEKDIEDMRRQRDDAQSQLDLERRANKVQKGSSDYGPSSQVVRCLSFAEENDSAIDKHTPQRREVVGRQAMLKSLLASPDPSILVDEIQKLEHRQLQLCEDANRALEVLHKDFATHKIGNEETAETMSKVLSEIKDLVAASSTAEEIMNADKANLVEKITQLKNQGNTIASLERKLENVQISIDKLVSAFGTEDTPESNKQHRRKKILPFSLNNSPHMQHIIRAPCSPLSSSRKVTEHEIENRVPQNNITSCGSDTFAKLHKDTPRKDDESCDSILSREGSPASRQSKSVNVKKIQKMFKNAAEENIRSFRVYVTELKELVAKLHYQKQLLVCQVLELEANKSVTEEMDTVDRSPLSWRILFEQQRKQIIMLWHLCHISLVHRTQFYLLLRGDPTDQVYVEVELRRLTWLEQHLAELGNASPALLGDEPAGSVLASIKALRQEREYLAKRVNCKLTLEEREMLYAKWEVPPIGKQRRLQLVNKLWTDPYNMHHIQESAEIVAKLIDFCVSDENSKDMFALNFASPYNRKTWAGWNFISNLLNL
- the LOC101495046 gene encoding kinesin-like protein KIN-7B isoform X1 translates to MVGTPAAATPSSKIQRTLAGTPGGPKIREEKIRVTVRMRPLNRKEQAMYDLIAWDCLDEHSIVFKNPNQERPAIPYTFDRVFAPACSTQKVYDEGAKDVALSALSGINATIFAYGQTSSGKTFTMKGITENAIRDIYECIKNTPERDFVLRISALEIYNETVIDLLNRESGPLRLLDDPEKGTIVEKLNEEVAKDGHHLRHLIGICEAHRQVGETTLNDKSSRSHQIIRLTVESFLRESADRVKSYIASLNFVDLAGSERVSQANTCGTRLKEGSHINRSLLTLASVIRKLSCGKHGHVPYRDSKLTRILQSSLGGNARTAIICTISPALSHVEQTRNTLSFATSAKEVVNTARVNMVVSEKARVRELQKEVARLEEELRNPEMSAHACLRSLLAEKELKIQQMEKDIEDMRRQRDDAQSQLDLERRANKVQKGSSDYGPSSQVVRCLSFAEENDSAIDKHTPQRREVVGRQAMLKSLLASPDPSILVDEIQKLEHRQLQLCEDANRALEVLHKDFATHKIGNEETAETMSKVLSEIKDLVAASSTAEEIMNADKANLVEKITQLKNQGNTIASLERKLENVQISIDKLVSAFGTEDTPESNKQHRRKKILPFSLNNSPHMQHIIRAPCSPLSSSRKVTEHEIENRVPQNNITSCGSDTFAKLHKDTPRKDDESCDSILSREGSPASRQSKSVNVKKIQKMFKNAAEENIRSFRVYVTELKELVAKLHYQKQLLVCQVLELEANKSVTEEMDTVDRSPLSWRILFEQQRKQIIMLWHLCHISLVHRTQFYLLLRGDPTDQVYVEVELRRLTWLEQHLAELGNASPALLGDEPAGSVLASIKALRQEREYLAKRVNCKLTLEEREMLYAKWEVPPIGKQRRLQLVNKLWTDPYNMHHIQESAEIVAKLIDFCVSDENSKDMFALNFASPYNRKTWAGWNFISNLLNL